The Passer domesticus isolate bPasDom1 chromosome 22, bPasDom1.hap1, whole genome shotgun sequence genomic sequence CTGAATTAAATATGTAAGATCATCTGCCCCACGCCTTCGTTAGTGGCTCTGCGCTAATGAACTCAGACATACCTTACCCACAGCATCATCATtcctcccagctcctggaaaaacacaacaaaatcaGATTTGTGTGGGGCTTGTATTCACAGCTCCTCATTTCACAGTGCACTGAGAGAGTCAGAACCATCATCCCCAACTCCCAAATTCCCTTTGTTTCCTCCCCCAGGGCACAAAAGaaggcagagaggggctgcaggaggttCTGATGTCACTTAATGATGTCACCTGATGTCCCTCACCCTCTGAGGGACTCCTGCACAGCCAGTCCATCCCTGAGGAGGGGCAGCACCAGCTCTtcttcctcacacagccagaCCTTCCCCCTCTCCTGCCAAGCCCCATCTTCCCCTGAGGAGAAGCCAAAAGTTCCTCACCACCCACTTCCCAGACACTGGTTTTTCTTACTCTTCCTTTCCCCTACTGCTGGCACGTTCTGCATCTGAGATGCAGACTTAAAACCACAATTTTTTCAATCTATTGCTTATTAATTGCTTGGGATGATTCTTCTAGAATCTGCTTAGCATTGCTCCTTGGACTCAGAGAATTCACGGCACAAAagccaaaaatccctcaagatAAACCAAAAAATGCAGGGTGTTTTCACTCTTTCAAGCAAAAGCTGTGAGTTTTTCTCTAAATATAACAGCACATTCATtcattatgtatttatttttccttctttggtgCTGCATATTCTGGCCTTGTGCTGAACTCCACATTATTGTAAAACAAAAcgtgttttttccctctccacTACAGTTCTCCATGGGGGCTGGAAATCTCCACAAAGGAGTTCTCTTGTCTCCCTTTAGAAACCCAGCTTTTGGAGGCCCCGTGGGGTTCCTTGGAAGGCAGCAGAGCCTTCTGAGGGCTCCCAGCTCAAAGCCCCTTTGTGAGCCCTCCTGAAAGGCCCAGGGGCGATGGGGCTGCAGCACCAACCCCAGgtcatggcagggacactgcccaGCACCAAGGCCTCTGCTGGGAATCCTCCTGGAAATCCTGGGAATCCTCCTGGGAATCCTcctgggaggctgcagcagcacaggacaaAGGGAAGGGCtcatccctcccttccccatAGGTTGGCGGTTGCAGGAAGAGACTGGGGCTgtaaaaaaatcagctttttcttTGCTCCTGCTACCCTGAGCTTGCCCAGCCTTCCAAAGGGAGGCTCCTGAGGAAGAGGGTCCTGGCACTGCTCAGGACTGGCCACCTCCCCTCAGTTTTCTCCCCCATCCTCAGCACACCTTGCTGCAGCTCAAGGAACCATAACCTCACAGAAGTGCAGCTTTAACCACAATAACCACACCTAAACCCACcctttttcttggcttttttcATCTTCCCCCATCTCTGTCATCTGGCTTTCAACTGTAGCAGCaaaggcacttggggacatCAAAGACACTTGGGGACATCAAAGGCACTTGGTGGCAGCACTCACAAAGTCCCAGCCACCAGGTGAGCCCTGGGGAATCTCTTAATAACCCATTTGAAAGTAAATTCTGAGATTAGGATAAAATCCTGCATGAACTGGCAGGTAAAAACTGAAGGAATGAATGatctgaagaagaataaaacCAGGTTTGGGCACAGCCAAAGCTTCTGGGTCCTTTTCCTCACCTGCCTGGCTGGATtccctcaggagcagcagggctgtaaGCACACAGATTGTGAAGTGAAGTGATTTATCCATTGGAGCAGAAACTCCTGCTGCTCTACAGGAACCTTCCTGCTGGAGGTGAAAGGCAAGCAGTTAAAGCTGGTTCTGCAGTTCCTCATCACTGGGTGAGATCACTTTGTCCTGGATTTTCTGCTCCTTTTTCTGTAGAGCCACAATTCCAAACCAAGTCTCCAGCTGAAAACAGTCactgctgagctcagccagaACAAACACTAAAGAAAGGCTCTGGTGAAGCCCCCACTGCAGCAAAAAGGATGTGACAAACCTAAAAAAGGGCATTTACCCACTGGTGGTTCTTTCCCTGTGGGTTTCCCTCAGGgaaaggacaggagaggaagcagcagcaatATTTTAATGGTATTTGTTGTCCAACAAGATACAGGACATCCTTACACCAGAAAtgatagaaaataaatttaaaatgccCAGGAAAACTTACCATTTATGAGAGTGTGTAGGCAAAAATATACTACATGTGTCATTGCTTGTGGCTGACTGATGCTCAGAAAACACTGGATTTAGTGATCTTACCTCATCAGCTTTTAGGAAATTTCCCAATCCTGCATCCTATGAAAACTCCCAGCATTACAGCTCAGCACTTTCCCTCATTCATTTTCCCTAATGAGAGAAATAACTAAAACCTCCACAGAAGGTTCTTTCCGGGTTAAATTTCAATGCtgattttgttgttgctgctgttaaAAAATCCTGCCAAATGGGAAAATGTTGATCCTTGTGAAAGGATCCCAGAGGAGAGGGCTGAGATCTGAGCTGTACATCCGCCAACActtgtgggaaatggatttgtaaagAATTCTCAAAACCTGACACAAAGCTTATACAGTCTTGCACATCTGTATGCAAATACTGAGATGAGGTGTGCTGATTTAGGAAGCTGTGAAATAGAGATGACATTGTTGAGAGAGAGGTTGAACTAGAAACAAATTTCAACAAGTTTCAACATATGGCCTTCCAAAAGACCAGATATTTTAGAGAATAGAGGTGTGAAAGATGCACTGTATTGTAACCAGGAAATAGGTTGGCTTCTGATGGAATGGCATTGAGTTTTACATCTCTTGTGCCTCACAAGAGACTGATAATGgaataaaaacttttaaaacacctctcagttgccccatctcTATAAAAGCTGAGAAAATCAACAAACACTGACTTTATTCTTCTTAGACAACTACTTTTTAGACAAAgtagctgctgctcttggctgttgccagagcagcacaaaaACTGAGCTGCATCAACcatgggggaaaagaaaaggaaaagaagcagcagccttcAGGCTGAGccagggaggagctgagctTTTCCTGGTAGGTTTAGCCTCTAAATTCCTGTTCCTTTTCCCTTACAAGTTGGTACATGCAACAAAAATAATCTTTGTGATGATTTCAAGTGGTCTCCTCTGAAAAAACCCCGAAGTGATCAGAGCTGGTGTTGCTGGCATCGGCTTGAACAGAAAGTTGTTAAACACGCTGCTGACCTAAGAGCACAGACAGGGTGCAAGTGTGGGTTAAAAAGCCAGGAaggagctggtggcagcaggCTTTGCCCCTTGCCAGAAGCAGAGCACGAATTGAAGGCAGTTTCTCACTTACAGTAACTCCCTTGGGTgggtctgtctgtctgtccgtccgggagctgctggggatgcctggcacagcagtgaggaTCCTGCAGGCTTGGGCATCCCGTGCTGGGTTAAATACccgggagaggaggaggaggaggaggaggagtggcCTCTGAGCGTGCCAGCTGGaccaggggacacctggggctTCGGGGAAGGAGGAGGCCACACCAAAGGACAGCCTTTGGAAgctgctggctccagcagctggatgctGCATCAGGGCTCATGGAATTCTCTCTCTGTCCTGTGGTGCTGCTGTAAAATTCCTCCCTttggagctgtccccagcagctgtgcccgtTTTTCCTGCCTGTTGATCGCACAGACAAAATCAGCTTTGAAGGACACAATTGAATGTTCATTATCAGTGCTCgtgaaggccaggctggaggagcagagcccataATCCCACACCCAGCCATGTCCAGCACACTGCTCGTGATCTGGAGACTCTGGATTTCAGATTTTACCATTTAACGAACTGAAATCCACATCCAGGAGTCTCAGGATGCACAGAAAGAGCAGAAGAATGAAGAGCAAAACTGTGACCTTCTGCTGACTTAAATTCCAAATAATTCTTAAATGCTGGAATAAATTCCTCTTAtgggaataaataaatacatgatGAATGGTCAGTCTTATGTAGTGTCACAAAACAAGCTGTAAAAGTGGTTGCTACTAATCTGGAAGCAAGAGGGCAAATTTCACATGTACCCTAATGATTTAAATCCAGACACTGTTGGTTAAAAGTCTGAATGAAGGTAAATGTTATAAAGTGCTACATGACCCTGCCTCCTGTGAGGTACATTACTTTAACAAGTATTGCTTAATCAATTAAAGATGAAAATAATCTGATTGTGAGACTCAGTCTTTGAGAAGACACAAATGGACCTTTTAAACATTAACTTTCCAAAGCTGTCAAGTTGCATGTACTTGCCATTAAAGCTGCAAAAGCATTAAAGTTACAAAAGCAGCGACTCCCCACAGCTTTTCAGCTCGAAATTAAAGTATTACACGAATGATATTTCATCCAGAGAATGCTAATGAAATTTGCTTTGTGCTGGGACACAATGGGAGGCTCCTCTTGGCAGATCACACGTTTCTGCTGCAGCTTCACCTCCTCCCCTCCAGAGCCTGCAGTGATGCTGTGGGGTCACCTCGGTGCACATCCCAAAGCTCTGCTGCTCAAAGCTGCCCTGGCTTCTGCAGGATCCGAGTCCTGCAGACAAGCTGTGCAGATCTGAGCCAGCCTGGAAAACTGAGGGAATATTTTCAGACAAAACATGCTGAAGAGCATTTGAAAAGATTGAATCAGGAAATTTAACCCCTCCAGCCCCATTGCCGTGTCATGGTGATAACACAGCCTTACATTTTGATATCTCAGAGTTTAAATTTCGTTACTGTTTTGGTATCTCAGAGCTTAAATTCTTGTGGCTAAGTGATACTAAAATTAGAACCaagagccccttcccagctccacaagTGACAACCCTTCCAGGAGGAGTGTGAAGGCAGTAAAATCCACTTTCACTGTGCACTTTGCTGGGACAGGAATAGAAGTGATTTTTCAATCAAGTGACAGGTGAAGAGCAAAATTGTGCTGCAGCATTTTCAGCCAGGCTTTAAACCCCCTCAGTGATAAAACAGGGCCATCTGTGTTACTTGTACAGCTGCTCCAGGATGGATCAGCTCCTTCTGTTTGTTTGGCTACCAATTCCACCAGTTGCCCCAGAATTTtcatcctgccccagcccctgtgctgtgTCACACCACACAATATCAGTCTCTGCTAATCCTTGTACAAGTTCTGGAGGATCTGAGAAAATCTGAGTAGGTTTGCACTGGCCACCTCTCTGAAAAAGAGTAAAGTTAAATGTTATCCACAAAGGAagctgaaaaacaaagcagataGAATGAACCATGTTTGTGTATCACAAACCCCAGTGTTGTGTTACAGCTAAAGAGCCACCAGCTGGGAGGttaaatatgtttattttaGTAGTGTAAGGTGGTTTTacaaacaaatttttaaattttgcaatATACACAAAAGAATCATTACAAAGGCAAAATATCCTCTCAATAATAGGGACTCTATGCAgcctgaaataaaattaaacctctttttctctttaaaatgcaTCTCAGTAAACATTCTTCTCCATCACTGATAAAATGTACATCTATAATAAATGACATCATAACTGGGGATTGGGGGGGACACATGACAACAtccctaaaaataaaaagtaaaaaaaaggggggaggaAGAATTATTACTCTCTTTAGGTTGTTATTTAATTCTAAATATGTCcatctaaaaaaattaaatatctcttttttttaaacatatcaTTGAAAATTTTGCATGGCAGTGCAATACAGAAATAGtaaaattcatccaaaaagtgCTATGTACAGCAGCATTGTTAAAATACCATAAGAAGGGACAGTGCTGTTTCAAGAAAAGACTAACATGCTTTGTAGCCATTTCTGAAGTAAAGTCAGaagatatttctatttttagcCATTCCCTTCTCTCTCCTGTCTCAATTCCCTCAGACAATGCCTTGAGACAAGGAGCAGTCACAGTTCAGGTTCAGGGTGTGCATGTGTACATACATGTGCAGACATATTTTTGCATACACACAggtgtatatatatagatatttatatatatatatatagatatataaacAGGCTGGGTTTATAAAAGCATTGCTTTGGAACAAGAGAGCTTTTCTTCAAAGAGAAAATACGGATTTTCACTGAAATAAGCAGGTCCACGATGGATGATGGACTGTATCTACTACATTATTAATTCACACCCTCAGAGGCCTCAAACTcttctagaaaataaaatgtgattttaTGTCCAGCCTCCTTACACAGATCCATGATTTCTAAGAGCAAAATTCACCTTAGCTGTCCTTAGCATCACATTTAGCTGTTACACACCAAGGTTACTATTGTCAGAAGAATTATTGAAATTAGTAAAGACCAAGAGCAAACTGCAAACGCAAGAAACACAAAGGAGGCCAAATCGGAGGCTGGGCAAAGCGCAATTAAAAATGAATCCTCATCATTCCTTTGGAGTCGTGGTATCGAGCACCCTTGGCTGAAGGGAAGCACAGGATGTTTTGGGCCTCTCGGGTGTTTTGCTGTGACAGGAGCGCGGGTCACAGTTTGAGCATGAAGAACACCTCGGTGTCCGCCGCGCACTCGGGCTGGGCTTTGGGCGAGGCCGCCAGGGCCGCGTGGGCAGCGGGGTCGCTGCAGCCGGCCCTGCCCACGCTGCAGGCGCCCTCGGGGTTGCCCCTCTCCTCGATGGGGCTGCCCCCGAGCTGTGCCCGGCCCTGCAGGCGCTGCCTCTCCTGGGCCTGCCGCGCTCTGTTGGCGATGTAGCGCACGCGGCTCTGGCTGCGCGAGGACGAGCGCCGCAGCAGCCCCACGCTCTCGCCCTCCTCCTCCGACTCGCTGGGCTCAAGGCTGATGGGGGACGTGATGTCGTTTTCCTGCTGGAAGGCTGTCAGCTTCTTCAGCTGCTCGGTCAGTTCGTCCCGGGATTTGGCCGAGGGCCGCAGGCCGGAGGAGCGGCGCTGCTCCCGCATGGAGCGGGTGACGAAGCTCCGGCTGATGCTGCGGTATTTGCTTTCAAAAGTGCACACGATGTCGTCAGAGGTAAGGTCCCCGAGGCTTTTGGACTTCGCCTGGTTATTCCCAGCCGTGTCATGCGCTTTGGATTTGTTGGAGGACTGCCTGAGACTCTCCATGTAGAGCCTGCTCCAAGTGTGCCTTCTAGGAATGGACGAGAAGGTGTCCTGAgggctcctggccaggggccGGGGGCACAGCTCGTCGGCCGGCAGCTGGCCAGACCTCAGGTTGGGGTTGGACTTGCTCTTGCTGACCATTGGCATCTCGTTGCTGCAGGCGGTGGCGGAGCGCGGGCGCATGCCCTTCCTGATGGCCAGGGGCTCCACGCCCAGGTCCGGGAGGCTTTTgcgagccaggctgggcagggacaggtcgATGACGGTGTCGTTGGAGGACATGCTGGACGAGGAGGACATGCTGTCGCGGTGGCTGCCGCAGTCCAGCTTGCTCCAGATCCGGTCGTTGACAGTGGCATCAAAGTACACTTCAGCTGCTGGAGACTGGCTGCTCGGAATTTTTATTGAGGCTGAGAAGTCTGACGTCTTCAGTCCTTCACTCTTTGCCCTTCTTGCCAATGTGTAAGAGCTCGTCTGggaaacagggacagggagagcctGAGCAGCCCAGGCTTTCTGGGGAGAATGTGCCTGTGGGCTGTTACTGACACGGCTTTGCTGGGGTGGaacagctgcagcacctgggtTTTGCCCTTTGGATTCAGAGGTACTTTTCGTGTCTGCTGATACCTGACCTGGTTGGTTTTGCTTCTGGCAGTTTCCTACAGCTTGGCCAGCACTGTGAtctgctgcctctcccagcctggctttttGGGGGTGTGCTGCTGATCCACCCTGATCTTCAGCCTCACTGCACTGTGTCCAgccatttccttctgtgggacATCCTGCCACGCTTGTCCTCTCATCCTCTGGGGCTGCTAAACttgtgccagctgctcctgggacatCCTGCCCTTGGTCTTCTGCAGCCAGGTTGGTTCCTTGCTCTCTGGAGGGTAGGGGCTCTCGAGGCTGGTTGGGTGTTCTGCTTCCCTCTGATGGAGCTTCCGTGGAATGGTCAGAGCCAGATCCTTCCTCAGAGTCACTGTAAGGGGTaacgggcagggggaggagaaggctgcagtGATGGCTCTCACTGGCCACAGGCTCTTCTGTGATCGTTTCTAGGCTGCATAAAGAAGTGACTGACCTCTGCATTGAGAAGCGGCAGATGTCTGCTTGGGaggcatgaaaagaaaaagaaagaaacaagaaaaacagaTGCAGGGTTAGTTATCTCTTGCAAATTACAGCTGAGCTAAGATTCATTCCTTATGTGTTACCATTTTGTTCTCAAGGTACAAGTTGCCCGTGTTAatcatgatttttaaaataacttgtgATTTCAAATGCCTGGCCAAAGGCAGCAAAACATTTTGCACATTCAGTTTTAGCTGCACAAAGCCCTGTTGCTTCAAGAAACCTCAGTCCATGCACAGCAGCACCATGTGACTGTTCTGGTTTTCTTATCAAACAACAACAGTACCCAGCAATTTTTGCCCTTTGTGTCCCCTTTTGTaaaccagcttttcttcctccACCATCCAGCACCACttgattttcagttttccttccttccagcaCTCAGACAGGTCAGGGTGTCAGAGCACAACCAGAGCATGTACAATGATCAAACACCAGTTTGACCAGCAGATGTGATCCCAGTGACCAACCACTCAGAAGAGAAGCAGCACAGGACTTGTGGAGCAGATTACAAATGATCTGCAGACAGTGGAATGTTGGCAATGGGACttttagaaacaaaacaaaagctttaAACAGACTTTgttcttccaaaaaaaaaaccaaaaaacttgGTAATTTCTATTTCAAAAAAAAGCTCTGCAGACAGATGGGTCATGAACAGCAGGATGTGAGTGCAGCCCTGGAGAATCACTACAGCCACCAATTACCTGGAGAAAATGCTCCATTCTCTGCAATGTTTATCACCTGCACCCCGGGAGCCAAAGCAATCATGCCAAAAAGATTATTTCCCATATCTCCAAAGCACAGTGCAGACATGCATTCCAGAACTAACAAAGCACCACCAAGGCAGAGCACGACCTCAAGGATACAGGAGCAGGTAATTATAGGGCAGCAAACAGGCAAAAATCAGGACTACAGGCAACAAGGTGCTCGAATCAGGGACACTCAGCAGACATTACCTTTGACTTTCTTGTCCTTTCAGTTCTTAACTAGAGAGAGAGAGTGTGCATGTAGAATAATAGGACAGAACAGAGGAAAAATCCAATTAATGTAGGGAAGGCAGGTGCAGATAACAGGATAAATTAGTGctgagggagggaaaggagacATACAGGAATATTCACACATGGTTGTAGGATCCTAAGAATTTCTGACCAACCAGAGCACTCAATGGAGTCCACACATGGACAGAtattaaattcatttttttatcatagaaagatgaaaatatttgttaGTGTTGGAGGAACACACTCCACTGGACAGGGGAATGGAATcacaaaatcatggaatcacagaggGGTTTGTGATGGAAAGGACCCTAAAAATCATCAAGTACCCTGATATAAGCAAGGACATCTTCCAGGTTGCTCAGAGGAATCTGGACTCCTCCAAAGCCCTCTCCTAATGGAAAACATCACTCCCAGAGCCTTGGCACCAGGATTTCCAGCCCAGTGCAGAACTCAggggtgggagcagctctgtcctggcctgcattagctGGGAGTGCTGGAAGGGAACCAGGCACCTGTGCCCATAACCCAACTGCAACATCCCATAACCCAAATCCAACATCCCATAACCCAACTGCAACATCCCATAACCCAACTGCAACATCCCATAACCCAGCTCCAACACTCCAGACTCTCAGTGCCTGGAGGAGTGTCAGGAAGGGCCCAGAGCTGATCAGATTATAAACTCTCCTTCTGCCCATCCAGCAGCACAGACTGGGGCACGTTGGGAAGGGAAAACCCTGGGAAATGTCATTCTGGGCCAGCTatagtaataataattattattaaaatattgttaaatatatatattttatatattgttATAATATtgttaaatatatattttcttatgttttatatatttataaattttaatatatctcaatatttatattatattcttgttatatatatgtatatattcatATGATATAAATAATTgtcattaaatatatttatttaatatataataGAGGACCAGCAATAGTCTCCTGCCTTATCCCAGGGGCACTTCCCCCAGCAGAATGCCAATTCCCAAGTGCAGCCATGGAGCTGGTTTCCCTGGTTTCCTGGCCCAGGGCATGGCCTTGCAGGAGGATGGGAAAGGGATCTGTTTGTGCAAACAGAGGGGCTGTCACTggaccagcagcagccagtCCAAGGCACCATTTCACCAATTTAAGGGTTTGCTGATTCCATGCTTGGGAAGTCAGATGGATTTAATCAAATTTCAAGCATATCACAATATTTGTTTAGTGACttggggggctggcaggggagcTGGCACTGATAATGGGAAATGGTTTCATATGTCACAGTACTCAGAGTTTGTGAAAAGCCAAATGCCAATAATTTAGGCATAGAAAGAGTTCTGCTGCTTTGGATTAACTGCAAGTCACGGGAACCAGCAAATTTCTCCCCTCCCATTGTCCTGGTATTTTCCTAAAAGCCTGAAGCAGATAttggaaaaatatgtttttaaaaaagtggTATAAAAAATAGAAGGTAAATTTCAGACACCCAACCAGATAAAATTggtcaaataaataaaatgtctcAAATTTCTGTATGAGGCTTTCAAAGAAGCCCACTATAGGTGGGCACTCAGAATCTGTTATTAAAAAAGGGATTACATTTTAggaaaaacaccaaaatcaCTTCACTATTCCTGAAAATGTAATCATCAGTGTCCACATTTCTTGGACAATTAACAAGGAGGGTGAGGATTTGAAGAGGAGCTCTTGCAGCCACAGCCAAAGCTGTATTTCCTACTTTCTCCTTACAGTCCTGTGAAGCAGAAAATTCTTATCAAAATCTCCTTCCTTCTGTCCCATTCCTGCCAAATCAGGaggaaaaatgccatttttcttACTAAAAGACATCCTTTGATTGCCTCTGCTTTGAATTCCCATCTCTACAAACCCCCAGCTCATGGCACAGGTGCagccacacagtccctgtgtgAAACAACCACAAAATGCTGCAGCTTTAGGAGCTTTCCTCTAAGTGGGAACGTTTTGGGGTGCAGTGGGGAATGGCAGGagtgccccaggctggctgatgccagggagcagcagatcACACACTCTGctgccctctgcagctctgccctcaagcccacatcccagcacagcagaaaggTTTGCACACACGTTTAGGGCCAGAATGGGTTGCTGTGTTTATAAAATACATCTCCTGAACAGAGCAGAGAAATACATCCAGTAATTCCTGGACTGACAGCAGTGATTTTGATCTTTGAGGAGGGAACAGGTTTTTTGTTATCAGAGAGCTCATTAGACATCATTCCTGATGTGGTTATCCCTCAGTGGAACACAAAGGCTGATAATGGAAATATTGTTTGTTGATGTGAGTTTTCCATATTCAATCCCACTTAATGCTCTGGTTTGGATCTTAAAATTTACTTAGTATCATACCACAGTCACTAAGAAAATCAAGGAAACAAAAAGCCCTgaacaaacagccccaacatttATGGACTACTGACAGCGTCACTACTGCAGATGGTTAACTAGGCATGGCAAGGACTAAGCTAAACCAGACACGtctacaaaaaaagaaaataaaaatatttatgcagattttttttcttctgtcattgccaaaaatataaaaaaaaagacctCTTGACAGCCAAACAACATAGAGGAGCTTCTAAGTAAGGATGCTATGCAGAAGCTGGGACGATGATGTGATCTACAGTGGAGAAGGGTGAAGAAAATCTGGTCTTACCAGTAAAGAATATAGGGGATTTACTTCGAATTTCCTCCAATTTTTGAACGAACAAGGCGTTCATTTCCCTCTGTAGGGTGCCCACTTGCCTTCGAGAAGGTTCAGACCAGTGCTTGGGGAACTCTGGGCTTCCAAGGCTCTCTAGACTGCTGGAGTTGGAGGATATGGAGCCATTGCTGGCTGCAACCAGGTTGACAGTGCTTCCATACTTGCCACCTGACTGGCAGTGCCAGCGCTGCCGGGAATGAGCCTTCATCCCGTGGCACTTGGAGTCACCACTCGTCTTCCCTGGGCTCACAAAAGACTGGGTGCTCCTCCTGGGGTCACCTGCGGGTCCGGGGCTGCTGCAAGGCTGCAGATCTGCGTGCGGCCTGGGCTGCCCTCTGACCACCCAGGTGTGCAGCTCTACCCTCtcctctgcactgctgccctgcccagcgTGCAGGGGCTCTCTAGCAAGGGGCCTGCCAGGGTGGTCACTCCAGGGCCCCTCTGGGTCAGGGCTCTCCTTGGAGCCAATCATGCATTTCATGCAGTTGGTGGCCACGCCGATCCTGCCCGAGCTGTTGATGGCGCAGCGGGCGAAGACGCTTGGCTTctctccctggggctcctgcagcctcaccctgtgtgccctgggcAAGGGCTCGCTGTAGGGAGCCCCggggtgggcacagctctgccctggcccctggggacagccctgggccttACCTTTCAAGGCCTTGCCAGGTGCCTCCCCAGCGGCGCCGTCGCGGGGAGCTGGGGACGGGGAAGCGCTTTCTGGCTCTTGCACAAAGCGAGGCTGGGAGGCAGCTTCCACTTCCCGcccttctccagcccctgcagagctgctgtccttTGTGTCAAAAGCGATTTCTGGAAAGcctttcttgttcttcttctgGCTCTTGGTGGGTGCGCTGGCCGTCCGTCGCAGGATGTGGCTGCTAAAGGAATGTTTGCGATGGAGCTGCCCAGCAGCATGACTGTCCAGAGAGGCCTGCTTTGGATTTCTGAGAAACAGCCCTTTTAGACCTAGAGCTTGTTTGGCCTGCAAAAGAAacgagaaaaaaaaataaaaatataaaaaagccCCTTATAAAAAATGTAAGGCTCTTCCTCGGGGCACAGGAACTCATGAACAAATGATCGTTCACATGCAGTCTCCTGCTATATTCCTACCATCAGCATGAGAACTAACCCAGAAATAGGACAggcattaaaaatgaaaaaaaaaaaatcactaacaGCAGCCTTGCAAAATAacacatctctttttttttttcctcagctctgTTTTTA encodes the following:
- the PLCH2 gene encoding 1-phosphatidylinositol 4,5-bisphosphate phosphodiesterase eta-2 isoform X4; the encoded protein is MALTSPKSLAGDLTQREESILHEGNCCHFLSANILTVVERCMSSMQAGTQMIKLRGGSKGLVRFYYLDDHRSCIRWRPSRKNEKAKISIDSIQEVCEGKQSEIFQRYADGSFDPNCCFSIYYGDHMESLDLVSSSAEEARTWITGLKYLMAGISDEDSLSKRQRTRDQWLKQTFDEADKNGDGSLSISEVLQLMHKLNVNLPRQKVKQMFKEADTDDNQGTLDFEEFCAFYKMMSTRRDLYLLMLTYSNHKDYLDTDDLKRFLETEQKMTNVTKEHCLEIISKFEPCPENKKEGALGIDGFTNYMRSPSGDIFNPEHYQVNQDMSYPLSHYFITSSHNTYLMGDQLMSQSRVDMYAWVLQSGCRCVEVDCWDGPDGEPIVHHGYTLTSKILFKDVIETINKYAFIKNEYPVILSIENHCSIVQQKKMAQYLTEILGDKLDLSSVHNDDSTKLPSPASLKGKILVKGKKLPANISDDAEEGEVSDEDSADEIDDDCKLMNGDASANRKRVENIAKKKLDSLIKESKIRDCEDPNNFTVSTLPSSGKAGLKSDSKKSKLEDDAESGEDFSASKRQSRSLMGSFSKRKKKGSKLKKASSLEEGEDDSDSQGNLARSSVHYSRVSRQKKTMKLSRALSDLVKYTKSVGIHDVETEISSSWQVSSFSETKAHQILQQKPAQYLRFNQHQLSRIYPSSYRVDSSNYNPQPFWNAGCQLVALNYQSEGRMLQLNRAKFSANGNCGYVLKPNCMCQGVFNPNSEDPLPGQLKKQLVLRIISGQQLPKPRDSMLGDRGEIIDPFVEVEVIGLPVDCFKEQTRVVDDNGFNPMWEETLVFTVHMPEIALIRFLVWDHDPIGRDFIGQRTIAFSSMMPGYRHVYLEGIEEASIFVHVAINDICGKAKQALGLKGLFLRNPKQASLDSHAAGQLHRKHSFSSHILRRTASAPTKSQKKNKKGFPEIAFDTKDSSSAGAGEGREVEAASQPRFVQEPESASPSPAPRDGAAGEAPGKALKGKAQGCPQGPGQSCAHPGAPYSEPLPRAHRVRLQEPQGEKPSVFARCAINSSGRIGVATNCMKCMIGSKESPDPEGPWSDHPGRPLAREPLHAGQGSSAEERVELHTWVVRGQPRPHADLQPCSSPGPAGDPRRSTQSFVSPGKTSGDSKCHGMKAHSRQRWHCQSGGKYGSTVNLVAASNGSISSNSSSLESLGSPEFPKHWSEPSRRQVGTLQREMNALFVQKLEEIRSKSPIFFTDICRFSMQRSVTSLCSLETITEEPVASESHHCSLLLPLPVTPYSDSEEGSGSDHSTEAPSEGSRTPNQPREPLPSREQGTNLAAEDQGQDVPGAAGTSLAAPEDERTSVAGCPTEGNGWTQCSEAEDQGGSAAHPQKARLGEAADHSAGQAVGNCQKQNQPGQVSADTKSTSESKGQNPGAAAVPPQQSRVSNSPQAHSPQKAWAAQALPVPVSQTSSYTLARRAKSEGLKTSDFSASIKIPSSQSPAAEVYFDATVNDRIWSKLDCGSHRDSMSSSSSMSSNDTVIDLSLPSLARKSLPDLGVEPLAIRKGMRPRSATACSNEMPMVSKSKSNPNLRSGQLPADELCPRPLARSPQDTFSSIPRRHTWSRLYMESLRQSSNKSKAHDTAGNNQAKSKSLGDLTSDDIVCTFESKYRSISRSFVTRSMREQRRSSGLRPSAKSRDELTEQLKKLTAFQQENDITSPISLEPSESEEEGESVGLLRRSSSRSQSRVRYIANRARQAQERQRLQGRAQLGGSPIEERGNPEGACSVGRAGCSDPAAHAALAASPKAQPECAADTEVFFMLKL